The Desulfobacterales bacterium genome has a segment encoding these proteins:
- a CDS encoding STAS domain-containing protein: MKLIEQQYNRYRIFKIAGRLDSNTSPEFEKKILDAARSTSDFIILDFKELNYISSAGLRVILKTAKEIEPSERELYICGMEDYVKEVFEISGFDTFLNIVPTLEDALKVH, encoded by the coding sequence ATGAAGCTTATAGAACAGCAATACAACCGGTACCGGATTTTTAAAATCGCCGGCCGACTGGATTCAAATACCTCCCCGGAATTTGAAAAAAAAATTCTGGACGCCGCCAGAAGCACGTCTGATTTTATCATCCTCGACTTTAAAGAACTGAATTATATTTCCAGTGCCGGGCTGCGCGTTATCCTGAAAACGGCAAAGGAGATCGAACCTTCGGAAAGAGAATTGTACATATGCGGCATGGAGGATTATGTTAAAGAAGTCTTTGAAATCTCCGGATTCGATACATTTTTAAATATCGTTCCAACCCTTGAGGACGCGTTGAAGGTTCATTAA
- a CDS encoding cyclic nucleotide-binding domain-containing protein, with translation MSLSPEGDSICGHGEFHDDLDLLRQIYFFSGLNPEALKIMAYLSCRQRFQAGDYIFRQNDDDGQAIYILKGRVQLLYENHAPSPPIREYEAEQFLGGLSLLGKMRRLFSLKAATNTCCLVLTREKFSKALEQYPAIMPVILNAVTNRIRVWEQNFLLDTSTAQNELKDHIGVSLL, from the coding sequence ATGAGCTTGTCACCGGAAGGCGATAGCATCTGTGGTCATGGCGAATTCCATGATGATCTTGATCTGCTGAGACAAATCTATTTTTTTTCCGGTCTGAATCCGGAAGCCTTGAAAATAATGGCTTATTTAAGCTGCAGACAGCGATTTCAGGCTGGCGACTATATTTTTCGCCAGAATGATGACGACGGGCAGGCAATCTATATCCTGAAAGGCAGAGTGCAACTGCTGTATGAAAATCACGCCCCTTCCCCGCCGATCAGAGAGTATGAAGCCGAACAATTCCTGGGCGGGCTGTCCCTTCTGGGAAAAATGCGCCGGCTTTTCTCTCTGAAAGCGGCCACCAACACGTGTTGTCTCGTATTGACCCGGGAAAAATTTTCCAAAGCACTGGAACAGTATCCGGCCATCATGCCCGTCATTTTAAACGCTGTCACCAACCGGATCAGAGTATGGGAACAGAATTTTCTACTCGATACATCAACGGCTCAGAATGAGTTAAAGGACCATATCGGCGTCAGCCTTCTGTAG
- a CDS encoding ATP-binding protein codes for MTSTKIFLRLKTELSELNRLSRALNQFGATLKLPPAIIFKINLALEELICNIISYGHPENRFHQIDLSVEFKTNALIIHLNDDGIPFNPLNAPCPDLACGLENRKIGGLGIQLVKSVMDEVCYQRYGNINSLTLKKYINK; via the coding sequence ATGACATCAACTAAAATTTTCTTACGTCTGAAAACCGAACTGTCGGAACTAAACCGGCTCAGCAGAGCGCTGAATCAATTCGGCGCTACGCTGAAGCTGCCGCCAGCCATCATATTCAAAATCAATCTGGCTCTGGAAGAATTGATATGTAATATTATCAGTTACGGACATCCGGAAAATCGTTTCCACCAGATCGATCTGTCTGTTGAATTCAAAACCAATGCGTTGATCATTCACCTTAACGATGACGGGATCCCGTTTAATCCGCTCAACGCTCCGTGTCCCGATTTGGCATGCGGCCTCGAAAACCGCAAAATCGGCGGACTGGGCATTCAGCTTGTCAAATCCGTGATGGACGAGGTCTGTTATCAGCGATACGGCAACATCAACTCACTGACCCTGAAGAAATATATCAATAAATAA
- a CDS encoding PqqD family protein codes for MCAFRKKNKPGSPARISRSEALACIPARHVLATENRLESGDVVVTCPIPHRPWMAGWMRLTGKTSASVLMKRIELDEFGTIVWDLINGKRSVWNIIQRFSEISRMHPNEAEVSVTLFLRELGKRGMIGLKQQEADSG; via the coding sequence ATGTGTGCCTTTAGAAAAAAAAACAAGCCCGGCAGCCCGGCACGGATAAGCCGATCTGAAGCATTGGCATGTATTCCGGCCAGGCATGTTCTGGCGACCGAAAATCGTCTTGAAAGTGGAGACGTGGTGGTCACCTGTCCGATACCGCACCGGCCCTGGATGGCCGGATGGATGCGATTGACCGGCAAAACTTCAGCTTCGGTCCTGATGAAGCGAATTGAACTGGACGAGTTCGGGACCATTGTCTGGGATTTGATCAACGGGAAACGCTCCGTATGGAACATCATTCAACGATTTTCCGAAATCAGCCGAATGCATCCGAACGAAGCCGAAGTTTCGGTAACCCTGTTTTTAAGAGAGCTGGGAAAACGCGGGATGATAGGACTGAAACAACAGGAAGCGGATTCAGGCTGA